One region of Brassica napus cultivar Da-Ae chromosome A10, Da-Ae, whole genome shotgun sequence genomic DNA includes:
- the LOC106454042 gene encoding protein FAR1-RELATED SEQUENCE 5-like: protein MVATAKGDAGPVLEYFQKKKEENSSIFYSMQLDVDDMITNIFWVDDRSISDFNLFGDVICFDTTYKTNEYDRPFAPFVGVNHHKQTVVFGAALLYDETTESFKWLFETFLGAMSGKQPKTILTDQSAAMANAIVKCVYDHEEEEDWLLAWSDTLNKHKLTDNKWLKNLFEVKEKWAMVYGRHTLTADSVSTQRSKSMNSILKRYLRRSFDLLTFFKHYERALDDRRYKELVADFGMMHTLPVLVASVKMLQHAEEVYTPEVFTLFQKEYTVIGDYVAKKTSKYEMVYEYNVSYRGVAREHLVKDDAANQTIHCSCMKFSFDGFLCLHALKVLNKKNVRRIPPTYILNRWSKEAKA from the exons ATGGTAGCAACGGCAAAGGGAGATGCTGGACCAGTTTTGGAATactttcagaaaaagaaagaagaaaattcatcaattttttattcaatGCAACTCGATGTAGACGATATGATCACTAATATCTTCTGGGTGGATGATCGGTCTATAAGCGATTTCAATCTCTTTGGAGATGTCATTTGTTTTGACACAACTTATAAGACCAATGAGTATGATAGACCGTTTGCTCCATTTGTCGGGGTCAATCATCATAAGCAAACTGTTGTGTTCGGAGCTGCTCTCTTATATGATGAAACCACTGAGTCTTTTAAGTGGCTTTTTGAGACTTTTCTTGGAGCAATGTCTGGAAAACAACCAAAAACAATTCTTACAGACCAGTCTGCAGCAATGGCGAATGCAATAGTGAAG TGTGTATATGAccatgaggaagaagaagactggtTATTGGCGTGGAGTGATACGCTTAATAAGCATAAATTGACAGATAATAAATGGCTGAAGAATTTGTTTGAGGTGAAAGAAAAATGGGCAATGGTATATGGCCGTCATACTCTTACAGCCGATTCGGTGAGCACACAGCGTAGCAAAAGTATGAATAGtattttgaaaagatacttGAGGAGGAGTTTTGACTTGTTGACCTTCTTTAAACACTATGAAAGAGCGTTGGATGATAGGAGGTATAAAGAATTAGTTGCTGACTTCGGTATGATGCATACTTTGCCGGTATTAGTTGCTTCTGTAAAGATGTTGCAGCATGCAGAAGAAGTGTATACCCCAGAAGTGTTTACCTTGTTCCAAAAAGAATACACGGTCATTGGTGATTATGTTGCAAAAAAGACCAGTAAGTATGAGATGGTGTATGAATACAATGTATCTTACCGTGGTGTGGCACGAGAGCATTTGGTTAAGGATGATGCTGCAAACCAAACGATACATTGTAGTTGCATGAAGTTTTCATTTGATGGGTTCTTATGCCTGCATGCATTGAAAGTGTTGAACAAAAAGAATGTTAGAAGAATTCCACCTACTTACATTTTGAATCGATGGAGTAAAGAGGCAAAAGCATGA
- the LOC106452148 gene encoding probable BOI-related E3 ubiquitin-protein ligase 2 encodes MALPHHLDPHLQDSKNFRDFCGQISPELGFNSSTNLHDQSQHPPYIPPFHVAGFAPVVQIDGGEWNSFGRERVKEMDFLDNSSQISSIDFWQGRSVSTGLGLSLDSAPIGSSDGSALLSLVRDDVERELQRQDAEIDRFLKIQGDQLRHAVLDKIQRSQYKTLALMEERVVQKLREKDEELEMINRTNKELEVRIEQLAMEADAWQQRAKYNENMIAALNYNLERAQGRPRDSIEGCGDSEVDDTASCFNGRNSKMMCRFCGVGEVCMLLLPCKHMCLCKECERNLSSCPLCQSSKFLGMEVYM; translated from the exons ATGGCTCTTCCTCACCATTTAGATCCTCACCTACAAGACTCCAAGAATTTCAG aGACTTTTGCGGCCAGATTTCACCTGAATTAGGATTCAACAGCTCCACGAATCTCCATGATCAATCTCAGCATCCTCCGTATATTCCTCCCT TCCACGTTGCTGGTTTTGCACCGGTTGTGCAAATCGACGGTGGCGAGTGGAACAGCTTTGGTCGGGAGAGAGTAAAGGAAATGGATTTCCTCGACAACAGTTCTCAGATATCTTCAATTGATTTTTGGCAAGGCCGGTCTGTCTCAACCGGGTTGGGTCTTTCACTCGATAGTGCTCCTATCGGTTCTTCTGACGGCTCTGCTTTGTTGTCCCTCGTCCGAGACGATGTTGAGCGAGAGTTACAGAGGCAAGATGCAGAAATCGATCGGTTTCTCAAGATTCAG GGAGACCAACTACGCCATGCGGTCCTCGACAAGATCCAGAGGAGTCAATACAAAACCCTGGCCCTCATGGAGGAAAGAGTTGTCCAGAAGCTGCGTGAGAAAGACGAGGAACTCGAGATGATAAACCGAACGAACAAGGAACTCGAGGTGCGGATTGAACAGCTGGCTATGGAAGCTGACGCATGGCAACAACGTGCAAAGTACAACGAGAACATGATCGCTGCTCTCAACTACAATCTGGAGCGAGCTCAGGGTCGACCAAGAGATAGCATTGAAGGATGTGGAGACAGCGAAGTGGATGACACGGCTTCTTGTTTCAACGGTAGAAACAGTAAGATGATGTGCAGGTTTTGTGGAGTGGGGGAGGTGTGTATGTTGTTGTTGCCATGTAAGCATATGTGTTTGTGTAAGGAGTGTGAGAGGAACCTGAGCTCTTGTCCTCTGTGTCAATCTTCCAAGTTTCTGGGGATGGAAGTATACATGTGA
- the LOC125579458 gene encoding uncharacterized protein LOC125579458: protein MHAKTDSEVTSIAASSPARSPRRPVYYVQSPSRDSHDGEKTATSFHSTPVLSPMGSPPHSQSSMGRHSRESSSTRFSGSLKPGSRKVNDGSKRKGHGGEKQWKECAMIEEEGLLDDGERDRGVPRRCYVLAFIVGFFVLFGLFSLILYGAAKPQKPKITVKSITFETLKIQAGQDAGGVGTDMITMNATLRMLYRNTGTFFGVHVTSTPVDLSFSQMKIGSGSIMKFYQSRKSQRTVLVHVIGEKIPLYGSGATLIPPAPPAPLPKPKKKKKGAPVVIPDPPAPPAPVPMKLSFVVRSRAYVLGRLVKPKFLKKIECDINFEHKNLNKHIPITKNCTVTTV from the exons ATGCACGCCAAAACAGATTCCGAGGTGACGAGCATCGCGGCGTCGTCACCAGCCAGATCTCCACGTCGGCCAGTTTACTATGTCCAATCACCGTCTCGTGACTCTCACGACGGAGAGAAAACAGCGACCTCCTTCCACTCAACTCCGGTACTTAGTCCGATGGGATCTCCGCCGCATTCTCAATCATCCATGGGCCGCCACTCACGAGAATCCTCCTCAACCCGGTTCTCCGGGTCTTTGAAACCCGGGTCTCGGAAAGTCAACGACGGCTCGAAGCGGAAAGGACACGGCGGAGAGAAGCAGTGGAAAGAGTGTGCGATGATCGAAGAAGAAGGGTTGTTAGATGACGGCGAGAGAGATCGTGGTGTGCCTCGTCGGTGCTATGTCTTGGCCTTCATCGTTGGGTTCTTCGTACTCTTTGGTCTCTTCTCTTTGATTCTTTACGGAGCTGCTAAACCTCAGAAACCGAAGATAACTGTCAAG AGTATAACATTCGAGACGCTCAAGATCCAAGCTGGTCAAGATGCTGGTGGTGTAGGAACGGACATGATCACCATGAACGCGACTCTGAGGATGTTGTATCGAAACACAGGAACTTTCTTTGGTGTGCATGTAACTTCAACTCCAGTCGATCTCAGTTTCTCGCAGATGAAAATCGGCTCTGGTTCT attatgaagttttatcaGTCGAGGAAGAGCCAGAGAACGGTATTGGTACATGTGATCGGAGAGAAGATTCCTTTATACGGAAGTGGCGCGACACTGATACCGCCAGCGCCTCCAGCTCCACTTCCGAAacctaaaaagaagaagaaaggagctCCAGTTGTTATTCCTGACCCGCCCGCACCTCCTGCACCCGTACCCATGAAGCTCAGTTTCGTTGTTCGATCACGAGCTTACGTGTTGGGGAGGTTAGTGAAGCCCAAGTTCCTCAAGAAAATCGAGTGTGACATCAACTTCGAACACAAGAATCTCAATAAGCATATACCTATCACCAAGAATTGCACCGTCACTACCGTttga